In a genomic window of Salminus brasiliensis chromosome 12, fSalBra1.hap2, whole genome shotgun sequence:
- the LOC140573588 gene encoding prostasin-like, with the protein MILLFFSASQISSLTVILGRQTLNSDSSHEVSRSVLKIIKHPNYSTSTSDNNIGLLQLKSGVTFTQYISPVCLAAAESTFFNSTSAWFTGWGINSFGAYPKTIQEVEVPVIGNRKCKCLYGVGKITDNMMCAGGIKGKGLCGGDTGNALVIKQNGRWIQAGIGSFNFECGRENYPDVYTRVSYYQTWITERISNNTPGFVMFNSNGIDGDLSESCDGLPAVITPAPATTTTSAPCKIVCICDM; encoded by the exons ATGattctcctttttttcagtgCCTCTCAAATCTCAAGTTTGACCGTGATTCTGGGCAGGCAGACGCTGAACTCTGATAGCTCACATGAAGTCTCTAGATCTGTCTTAAAAATCATTAAGCATCCCAACTATAGCACCAGCACTTCTGACAACAACATCGGCCTGCTGCAGTTGAAATCTGGCGTGACCTTCACTCAGTACATTAGTCCAGTGTGTCTTGCTGCAGCCGAAAGCACTTTCTTCAACAGCACTTCAGCCTGGTTCACAGGCTGGGGTATAAATTCCTTTGGAG CATATCCCAAGACTATACAGGAAGTAGAAGTTCCAGTGATTGGAAATAGGAAATGTAAATGCTTATATGGAGTTGGAAAAATCACAGACAACATGATGTGTGCTGGAGGAATAAAGGGAAAAGGCTTGTGTGGA GGCGACACTGGAAATGCACTAGTCATTAAACAGAATGGCCGTTGGATCCAGGCCGGCATTGGGAGCTTTAATTTTGAATGTGGCCGGGAAAATTATCCTGATGTATATACTAGAGTGTCTTACTACCAGACCTGGATCACAGAGAGAATCTCGAACAACACGCCAGGCTTTGTCATGTTCAACTCTAATGGCATTGATGGGGACCTAAGTGAGTCCTGTGATGGCCTGCCTGCTGTGATCACTCCTGCTCCTGCCACCACCACAACTTCTGCTCCATGTAAGATTGTCTGTATTTGTGATATGTAA
- the LOC140573590 gene encoding chymotrypsinogen A-like produces MVQWRTLSVVIIISFLTKECGVATLNTRILGGQDATPGFWPWQVNVYDGSGDYYCGGSLINSDWVLTSGLCAFFASQISSLTVILGRQTLNSDSSHEVSRSVLKIIKHPNYSTSTSDNNIGLLQLKSGVTFTQYISPVCLAAAESTFFNSTSAWFTGWGINSFGGVLTAYPKTIQEVEVPVIGNRKCKCLYGVGKITDNMMCAGGIKGKGLCGGDTGNALVIKQNGRWIQAGIGSFNFECGRENYPDVYTRVSYYQTWITERISNNTPGFVMFNSNGIDGDLSESCDGLPAVITPAPATTTTSAPCKIVCICDM; encoded by the exons AGTGTGGTGTGGCTACTCTAAACACCAGGATATTGGGAGGACAGGATGCTACTCCTGGTTTTTGGCCTTGGCAAGTTAACGTGTATGATGGTAGTGGTGACTATTACTGCGGTGGATCCCTCATCAACTCTGACTGGGTTCTAACATCAGGCCTCTGCGCTTTTTT tgCCTCTCAAATCTCAAGTTTGACCGTGATTCTGGGCAGGCAGACGCTGAACTCTGATAGCTCACATGAAGTCTCTAGATCTGTCTTAAAAATCATTAAGCATCCCAACTATAGCACCAGCACTTCTGACAACAACATCGGCCTGCTGCAGTTGAAATCTGGCGTGACCTTCACTCAGTACATTAGTCCAGTGTGTCTTGCTGCAGCCGAAAGCACTTTCTTCAACAGCACTTCAGCCTGGTTCACAGGCTGGGGTATAAATTCCTTTGGAGGTG TTCTGACAGCATATCCCAAGACTATACAGGAAGTAGAAGTTCCAGTGATTGGAAATAGGAAATGTAAATGCTTATATGGAGTTGGAAAAATCACAGACAACATGATGTGTGCTGGAGGAATAAAGGGAAAAGGCTTGTGTGGA GGCGACACTGGAAATGCACTAGTCATTAAACAGAATGGCCGTTGGATCCAGGCCGGCATTGGGAGCTTTAATTTTGAATGTGGCCGGGAAAATTATCCTGATGTATATACTAGAGTGTCTTACTACCAGACCTGGATCACAGAGAGAATCTCGAACAACACGCCAGGCTTTGTCATGTTCAACTCTAATGGCATTGATGGGGACCTAAGTGAGTCCTGTGATGGCCTGCCTGCTGTGATCACTCCTGCTCCTGCCACCACCACAACTTCTGCTCCATGTAAGATTGTCTGTATTTGTGATATGTAA